The following are from one region of the Thermodesulfobacteriota bacterium genome:
- a CDS encoding serine acetyltransferase, protein MTLDQDHDNVSEGGPCREVRSQAIEFRHRLPEVVDRLVDTCYSGQCFEHVGAEPLPSRANVVALVEATRDILFPGYFGTQGVDAVNLRYRLGLEISSLFDRLSVEITNAIRHDCIRCHLPCQECSEQGKEKAYAFLQRLPDLRASLATDVRATYEGDPAAKGVDEIIFCYPGVFAITVYRIAHALHELSVPLLPRIMTEYAHSVTGVDIHPGAEIGHSFFIDHGTGVVVGETTVIGNRVKIYQGVTLGALAFKRDASGALERGRKRHPTLEDDVTVYAGTTILGGETVIGAGSVIGGNVWLTRSVPPGTKVLLNPPELILKSRGA, encoded by the coding sequence ATGACCTTGGACCAGGACCACGACAACGTGAGCGAAGGCGGCCCCTGCCGGGAGGTGCGGTCGCAAGCCATCGAGTTTCGCCACCGGCTGCCGGAGGTCGTCGACCGCCTGGTGGACACCTGTTACTCCGGCCAGTGCTTCGAGCACGTGGGTGCCGAGCCCCTGCCCTCCCGGGCCAATGTCGTCGCCCTGGTGGAGGCGACCCGGGATATCCTCTTCCCGGGCTACTTTGGCACCCAGGGGGTGGATGCCGTCAACCTGCGCTACCGGCTGGGCCTTGAGATCTCGAGCCTTTTCGATCGACTGAGCGTCGAGATCACCAACGCCATCCGTCATGACTGCATCCGCTGCCATCTGCCCTGCCAGGAGTGCAGCGAGCAGGGCAAGGAGAAGGCCTATGCCTTCTTGCAGCGGCTGCCGGACCTCCGGGCCAGCCTGGCCACGGACGTCCGCGCCACCTACGAGGGGGACCCGGCAGCCAAAGGGGTGGACGAGATCATCTTCTGCTACCCCGGTGTCTTCGCCATCACCGTCTACCGGATCGCCCACGCCTTGCACGAGCTGTCAGTGCCGCTCCTGCCGCGGATCATGACCGAGTATGCCCACAGCGTCACCGGGGTCGACATCCATCCCGGGGCCGAGATCGGGCATTCCTTCTTCATCGACCACGGCACCGGGGTCGTGGTCGGCGAGACCACGGTCATCGGCAACCGGGTGAAGATCTACCAGGGGGTCACCCTGGGGGCCCTGGCCTTCAAGCGGGATGCCTCCGGTGCCCTGGAACGGGGCAGGAAGCGCCACCCCACCCTGGAGGATGACGTCACCGTCTACGCCGGCACCACCATCCTGGGGGGAGAGACGGTGATCGGCGCCGGCTCGGTGATCGGCGGCAATGTCTGGCTGACCCGCTCGGTGCCGCCAGGCACCAAGGTGCTGTTGAATCCCCCGGAGCTGATCCTCAAATCCCGCGGCGCTTGA